In Chitinispirillales bacterium, a genomic segment contains:
- the recO gene encoding DNA repair protein RecO, translating to MEKVLKGIVLQYIHFGETSAILKTITKDNGICSVLLHGVKKHGGNYGIGAVVEWQISKRYLEKNTLPKTSKYDIVENYSFGSDINKIAMRDCAFELILQVVPQENGDTFELYNLLEKYMKYLKKSDSEIFFGFWLFCIRFAKFLGYEIDLQNCINCSNILTDAFLSKQNGGFLCIKCHPKPNWKKEILTLLSKGGLEIYEKMQNIPIKEKILITGQLISYIQFHCGREKKLNSFDFFCGCLSLS from the coding sequence ATGGAAAAAGTTCTCAAAGGAATTGTGCTTCAATACATACACTTCGGCGAAACGTCCGCAATCCTAAAAACAATAACAAAAGACAATGGAATTTGTTCGGTTTTGCTTCACGGAGTAAAAAAACACGGCGGAAATTACGGAATCGGAGCGGTCGTAGAGTGGCAGATTTCTAAACGTTACCTTGAAAAAAATACTTTGCCCAAAACATCTAAATACGATATTGTCGAAAATTATTCTTTCGGTTCGGATATAAACAAAATCGCTATGCGGGATTGCGCTTTCGAGCTGATTTTACAAGTCGTTCCGCAAGAAAACGGCGATACTTTTGAACTGTATAATTTACTTGAAAAGTATATGAAATACTTGAAAAAATCCGACAGCGAGATATTTTTTGGATTTTGGCTTTTTTGTATAAGATTTGCAAAGTTTCTAGGCTACGAAATTGACTTGCAAAACTGCATCAACTGTTCAAATATACTGACAGACGCTTTCTTATCAAAACAAAACGGAGGATTTTTATGTATAAAATGCCACCCAAAACCGAATTGGAAAAAAGAAATTTTAACACTTCTTTCCAAAGGCGGTTTAGAAATTTATGAAAAAATGCAAAATATTCCAATAAAAGAAAAAATTCTTATCACAGGACAACTAATTTCTTATATTCAATTTCATTGCGGACGTGAGAAAAAACTTAATTCGTTTGACTTTTTTTGCGGATGTTTGAGTTTATCTTGA
- a CDS encoding HAD-IIA family hydrolase: protein MKSIISDMDGVIYRGAKLIDGANEFIDRMIVNRVKFLFLTNNSEQTPRDLKQKLEKKGVKGVVESNFITSAMATAMFLKQQKEHATVYVVGGGGLINELYNVGFTISESNPDYVVVGKTTTNFNFETLKIAVRLIQKGAKFIGTNPDMTDPTENGTEPACGTLLAAIEAASGKKPYIIGKPNSLMMMMAAKKLGVHPEETVMIGDRMDTDIVGGMEAGMKTCLVLSGVSSAEDIDNFPYHPDSIFNSVADIDPLEF from the coding sequence ATGAAAAGTATTATTTCCGATATGGACGGAGTGATTTATAGGGGTGCAAAGTTAATCGACGGAGCGAATGAATTTATTGACAGGATGATTGTAAACCGAGTAAAATTCTTATTTTTAACAAATAATTCCGAGCAAACGCCGCGAGACCTTAAACAAAAACTCGAAAAAAAAGGGGTTAAGGGAGTCGTTGAAAGCAATTTCATTACCAGCGCTATGGCGACCGCAATGTTTTTGAAACAGCAAAAAGAACACGCAACGGTTTATGTCGTCGGCGGCGGTGGGTTGATAAATGAATTATACAATGTCGGTTTTACGATTTCCGAGAGCAATCCCGATTATGTCGTTGTCGGAAAAACCACGACGAACTTTAACTTTGAGACACTGAAAATCGCCGTACGTTTAATTCAAAAAGGAGCAAAATTTATAGGGACAAATCCGGATATGACGGATCCGACAGAAAACGGAACGGAACCCGCCTGCGGAACGCTTTTGGCGGCTATTGAAGCGGCAAGCGGGAAAAAACCGTATATTATCGGAAAACCCAATTCGCTTATGATGATGATGGCGGCAAAAAAATTAGGCGTTCACCCCGAAGAAACCGTCATGATAGGCGACAGAATGGATACCGATATTGTCGGCGGGATGGAAGCGGGAATGAAAACATGTTTAGTTCTTTCCGGCGTAAGTTCGGCAGAAGACATAGATAATTTCCCTTATCATCCGGATAGCATATTTAACAGTGTGGCGGATATCGACCCATTAGAGTTTTAG